The window TGGCAAATGCGCTGGTCGCGGAGGCCGATACACGGCCTGCTATGCTTGCCGTCCATTATGACCTCGCTGGTGAGCGCGAGGCAGCCTACAGCTATGCACTCCGTGCAGCTGAGGTTAGCGAGCGGGTCTATGCGCCGGCTGAAATCGACTTCTTCCTGCGGATGGCACACGCGAACGCGGATTCGGACGAAGATAGGTGGCGGCTACAGGAGCGCCGGGGACATGTGCTGTATCGATTCAGACGCTATCGTGAGGCGGACGAAATTTTCCGGGAGCTGGAGGCGCACTACCGTGCAATTGGAGACAGGAACGCCCTTCTTGCTTGCGAGGTTGTGCGGGCGAACATCAGGGCTAAGCAAGGCCGCATTCCCCCGATGGGAATGCTCAACAGCCTACAAAGGTTGCTCGCCGATGCGGAGTCGCTGAGCCAGGAGCGAAGTCTGCCTCAGATCATTAAGCTGCTCGCAGCGGCAGCGCACGACGTAGGTAGCCAGGACGTTGTGCTCGAAATGATTCGCAGACTTCGTCACATTGCTGCCGAGGCGGCATCGGCGACGGTCGCGGCGGAGGCTCTAACGGTCGCGGGCTCGCTTTCGGGGCTTTATACCTCAGCTCGAGAGGGGCTTCAGTACTCAAAGGGCGCTGTAAGAAATGCTCGTCGCTCTGGAGATCGGGCTGTACTTATTCACGCTTTACTCGCACGAGGATCCAACTGGCTGCACCTCGGAAGGCTGTGTGAGGCGGAACGAGATTACCGGAGAGCTCTAGAGCTAGGGGAGTGCCATGCAATAATCGATTATCGGAACGGCGCCTTGAATGACCTCGCCATACTCCTTACAGAACGCGGGCAATTTGAGGAAGCGGCGGAGCTCCTACAACGAGCGGCCCGACATGCGACTGAAGCAGAGGCGTGGCACGATCTACTGTTTGTGGAGATCAATCGGAGCTTGTTGGAATTGGAGGCTGGTGATCTAGATAGCGCCGCGGAAACTGCGCGAGCGGCGCTTGGAATTTCAGGCCAAGTCGGCGCCTGGTGGGCCCAGGCCACGGCCCTCGCCGTCCTCGGCCTCTACGCCCTCGAGCGCGGGCAGCTCACCGAGGCGAACCGCTGCCGACGGGAGATCCTCTCCCTGTTCGAGGGTCGGGATTTCTGGGTCGGCGACTTCTCGTACGCGGAGATGTTCCTCGCGCGACTGGCGGCGGTCGAGGGCGAGGAGGAAAAGGGGCTCGAGCGGCTGGACCGCGCGGTCGCCGCGTACGAGGGGCGCGACGCACTGTGCTGGTGCCGGCTCCAGCTCGAGCGGGCGCGGCTGCTGCTGAACCTGGACAGGGCGGAGGCGCGCCGTACAGCGCGGCGTGTCCGCTCACGCGCGGCACGGGCGGGCGCGCGGCCGCTCGTGGCGAAGGCGGAGGCGATCCTCGATCGCTTGATGGTGAAGGACTGAAAGCTGTTCCTCGAAGACGCCAGCGGCGCGGCATCGCCGCGCCGGTGCCCCGTGCATCCAAGTTCCTTGACCGGAGCGCGGCAGCGTCATAGAATAGGCCCGGCGACTTCCCCGCACAACTCGTCCACCTCTCGGGATTGCCGGTATGCTCGTGCGCAGCCGGATGACCCGCGATGTCATCACCGCCTCGCCCACGATGACCGTGGCAGAAGCGATCGCCATCACGCGGGAGCACCGTATTCGGCACCTGCCCGTCGTGGAGCGGGACCGGCTGGTCGGAGTGGCGAGCGACCGGGACCTGCGCCTGGCGATCCCGGCGCAGGGCAGCATGCCGGACCGGGAGCGACAAGCGCTGATGGAATCCACCCGCGTCGCGGATGTAATGGTGAGGGAGGTGATCACCGTCGCGCCGGACGCGCCGGTGGAGGAAGCGGCCGCGCTGCTCGCGGAGCACAGGATCGGCTGCTTGCCGGTGCTGTCGGACGGGCGGCTGGTCGGGATCCTGACCGAGACGGACGTGTTGCGCGCCTTCGTCGAACTGTTCCGCGCCCAAGGTCCATCCAGCCGGATCGAGGTCCGGATGCCGGACAGGCCGGGCGAGCTGGCGCGGGTCGTGCGTCTGATCGGTGTGGATTTCAAGATCAACATCACGGGCCTGGTCGTGCCGCCCCTCAGCGAGGGTGAAGCGCTGGCCATCATCCATCTCCAGACGCTGGACCCGCGCGATGTGATCGAGGCGCTGGAGAAGCTGGGCTACGAGGTGGGTTGGCCGTCCCTGGGCTGACCGCGGAGACGCCACGCTCGAGCCGTCCACCGAACAGGGCCGCGCCATGCCGGACCGGCGGAGCGGCCGCCTGAGAGCCTCCCCGCAGCCCGGTGCGTCTGGCGGCACGCGCCCCGGCCGGACGCCTCGTGAACGGATAGAGAACCGCCCGTGGTCGAAACGGCGCTGATCTGGGACGACGCCCTCGCGACGTACCGCTTTCGACCGGACCATCCCTTGAACCCGCGGCGTCTCGAGCTGACCGTCGGCCTCATCCGTACGCTCGGGCTCGTCGGCGACGAGGCGCGACCCGTGCTTGCGCCGCGCACGGCGACGGATGCGGAGCTGCTCGCTGTGCACGCGCCGGAGTACGTGGACGCGGTCAAACGCCTGTCCGAGCCGGGCGCCCGCGACCTGGATGGGCTCGAATGGGGGATCGGAACGGAGGACACGCCCGTCGTCGAGGGCATGCACGAAATGGCGGCCCTGGTCGCGGGCGCGACGCTGGTCGCCGCCGAGGCCGTGATGACCGGACGGGTGCGGCGGGCGTTCAACCCGGCGGGCGGACTGCACCACGCGTTCCGCGCGCGGGCGTCCGGCTTCTGCGTCTACAACGACCTCGCTGTCGCCATCCGCTGGATCCAGCGCGAGTTCGGCGCGCGCGTCATGTACATCGACTACGACGCGCACCACGGCGACGGCGTGCAGTCCATCTTCTACGAGGACCCGGAGGTCCTGACGGTCTCGTTCCACGAGAGCGGGGCGTACCTGTTCCCGGGCACCGGGTTCATCGACGAGCTGGGCGCGGGCGATGGCTACGGCTACTCCGTCAACGTTCCCCTGGATGCGCATACGGAGGACGACTCGTGGCGGGCCGCGTTCTCGACGCTGGTCCCGAAGCTCGCGGACGCGTTCCGGCCGGATGTGATCGTGCTCCAGAACGGCTGCGACGGCCACGTGCTGGATCCGTTGACCCATCTCCGCGCCACGACGCGGCTGTTCGAGGATCTGGTGCGGGTGGTGTGCGACGTGGCGGACCGCCACTGCGACGGGCGGATCGTTGCGACGGGGGGCGGCGGCTACGCGATCCACACGGTGGTCCCGCGGGCCTGGACGCTCGTGTGGGGCGTGCTGTGCGGCGAGCCCGCGCCCGATGAGATCCCGGAGCGGTTCGTGCAGGCCGTGCGAGAGGAAACCGGAGCGCCCGTGCCGACGACGCTGCGCGATCCCGAGGACGCGTTCGCGCCGTGGCCTCAGCGCGCCGAGGTCGAGGCGCTGAACGCCCAGACGGTGCGCTACGTGCTGCGCAGGGTGATGCCGCTCCTCACTGGGTGGGGACTCGCCTTCTGATCGGATGATGGAACTCCCACTGCGACAGACGGACCGCACGGGCAGACCGTACCTGGTCCGGTACTACGATCCGGCGGACCGGGCCGCGCTCGAGGCGATGTACGCGGACTTCGAGCCCAAGCGCGCCGCACAGGGGCTGCCGCCCGACACCGCCGAGCGGCTGCGGGCGTGGCTCGACCGGGTGCTGCCGCGCGGCATCCACCTGCTCGTCGAGGTGGGCGGCCGTGTGCTGGGCCACGTGATGCTGATCCCGATGGAGAACGCCACGGCGGAGCTCGCCAACTTCCTGCACCAGTCCATCCGGAACCGGGGGATCGGCACGGCGATGAACCGCCTGGCTGCCGACATCGCCCGCGAGGCCGGGTTCCGACGCCTGTGGCTCTCTGTGGAACCATCCAATCGGCCCGCGATCCGCTCCTACCAGAACGCGGGTTTCCGCCAGTTGCCCGGCTCCCTGTGGGCGCCGGAGATCGACATGGCGCTCGATCTCGAGCCGAGGACGACGCCCGCGTCCTCCTCGCCATCGGCATAGTCGCTGCAGCGCCTCTCCCACGGCGGTGCGGACGCCGCCTCCCGACTCCAGTCAAACGGGAGGAAGCGTGATCCACATGGAATGCGCCGTGCCGGTGCGCGCGTCGCGGGGTGTGACGTGGCGCGTGCTCGAAGGCAGGGTCCGTGACCCGGAACGGCACCTCGCGCGAGTCCAGGCGTGTGAGGTCGAGCCCCGGGGCGAAGACGAGCTGCTGCGGCGGGTGCAGTTCGACGACGGCACCGAGGTGACCGAGCGCGTCGTCCTGGTCCCGGAATCCGAGATCCTGTTCCAGTTCCTCGAACATCCGAAGTTCGAAGGCGAGATCCGGCACGTGCTCTTCGAGGCCGAGGGCAGCCTCTGGCTCTCGTTCCTGTTCCGGGGCCACACCCGCGCGGGGGACGAGCTGAGCCGGGAAGAGCTGGACCAGGTGCGGGAGGGGTTCGCCCGGGCGGTCCGCTTGGTGGCGGCCGAGGCGGAGCGCATGGAGCGGGCCGGACACGCGGCGCTGGAACCGACCTGACGCTCGTTCGCTGGCGCCGCGCCGCATGACGCCATGGGCGCCGGCCGGATGGTTCAGCGGATGCTGGACGAGCCGGACACTTGGCCCTGCGTCCGGTCGCTGGCGACCAGCAGATCCACGACCGCGCGGTGGATGGTCTGCGGGACCGGCGGAGCGTCGAGGTGCACCGAGAAGCTGCCGTGCCGCCACCGCAGCATTTCTCGTAGCGCGGCCTCGCCGTAGCACGAGCGCGTCTCGGCGTGCCGCGGCGAGCCGCGCTCGACGTACACGGTTCCTTCGTCGTCCGGCGCAGCCACCGAAACGACGGCGCTCCGGCCGTCGAACGCCAGGACGTCCAGCACCCACGTGAGCGGGAAGTCCACGAGGTCGCCGTGGAGCGCGTAGCGGCGGGCGTGCTCCGCGGCCGCGCCCGGTCCATCCGCCGTCAGGCCCGCCCGCGCGGCGCGACGCAGCAACGCGGCGAGCGTGGCGTGCAACTCGTTGAAGCGGACGTCGCCGGGGAAGCACACGTCGGCACCGGCGTTGAGGAGCTCGATGCGCCGCTCCAGCGCATCGGCGCCCGCGATGATGACCGGGATGCCAGCGAGTTTGCGATCTTCGCGCAGGCGCATGAGGAAGCGTGGGAGGTCGGCCGCGCCCACGTCGTCGGTGATCAGGAGCGCATCGGCCGGCGCGGCGGAGAGTCGTTCCCAGGCGCGCGCGACGTCGTCCACGGCCTCCGGGACGTATCCGCTCGAGCGGAGCCGCGCCGCCAGTACGGCGGCGGTGGGCGAGTGCCGGTGCACGATGACGACGTGGTGGCGGAGCCCGAAGCCGCTGCGCGCCTGCGAGCCGACGAGGCGGACGAGCGAATTGACGACCGTCGGGTCGTAGCGCCGCCCCGCTTCACGCCCCAGCGCGTCCAGAGCGGCCTGGACGCGCTGGGGGGGCTCGACGGCGGACGGCGCGAGCAGCGCGGCGAAGTCGCGGGCAACGGCGAGGATCCGGGCGGAGAGCGGGATGGACTCGCCGGCGGGTTCGACGCCGCCTGCGCCGTCCCAGCGGTGGTGCACGTGGGCGATGGTCTCCTGCACGCCCGCGGGCAGATCGAGGCCGCCGAGCAGCTCGAGGGTGACGGCGAGGGCGTGGGTCTCTGGCTCGGCGGAAGCAGTGGCATCTCCGCCCGGGCGCCGGCGGAGGGCGAGACGGCCGATGCCCTGGAGCACGGCGGCGAGCGCCAGTGAGCGGAGCGCCGGCTCATCCATGCCCAGCTCGCGGCCGATGGCGGTCGCGACCTGCCGGACGAGCCCGCTGCCGCCCGGGGTCGTCGAGTCGTGGTACTCGAGCAGACCGACGAGCAGATCGGCGAGGCCGACGAGCGCGCCGGACGCGGCGGCGGGCTCCGGCGCCTCCGCCGCCGCGCTCGCGTCTGCTTCCTCCGCGGGCGGCGTCTCGCCGGGTGAGAGCTCCACACTGGACGCCGGCGTGAAGAGGGCGTCGAACTCGTCAACGGGCGAGGCGGGCGGTGCAGCGGCCGGGGCGGCGGCCGCGATCGCCGCCCGGCTCGGCTTCCAGCTCGTGAGCCTCTCGAAGTAGGCGCGGATCGTCGGCTCGAGCGGACGATCCGGTGTGGCCGGGCCGGCCTCCTCCTGCCAGGTGTACGGGCTCACGCTCTCCGTGCCGGCCGCTTCCGCGCCCGTCCACGCGGCCTCGACCTCGGTCAGGCGCTCCAGGTCGAAGCCCACCGCCGTCGGCTCCGCGCCCTCAATGCCATCGGGCTCGGGAGCGACGACGGGCTCCGGACCGCCCGCAGACGCATCCGTCGCATCCGCCGGCGCTTCCTCCTGCGCGGCCGCCTGGGGAGGCGGCGCGTGCTGGCCGTTCCGGGGAGCCGCTGCCGCCAGCGCCTGCTCCAGCCGCTCCTGGAGTCGTGGGTCGCCGGGGCGCATGATGAGGAGCTGACGGTAGAGGGTCGCAGCACGCTCGGCCAGGCCCTGCGAGAGGTAGAGGTC of the bacterium genome contains:
- a CDS encoding acetoin utilization protein AcuC, translating into MVETALIWDDALATYRFRPDHPLNPRRLELTVGLIRTLGLVGDEARPVLAPRTATDAELLAVHAPEYVDAVKRLSEPGARDLDGLEWGIGTEDTPVVEGMHEMAALVAGATLVAAEAVMTGRVRRAFNPAGGLHHAFRARASGFCVYNDLAVAIRWIQREFGARVMYIDYDAHHGDGVQSIFYEDPEVLTVSFHESGAYLFPGTGFIDELGAGDGYGYSVNVPLDAHTEDDSWRAAFSTLVPKLADAFRPDVIVLQNGCDGHVLDPLTHLRATTRLFEDLVRVVCDVADRHCDGRIVATGGGGYAIHTVVPRAWTLVWGVLCGEPAPDEIPERFVQAVREETGAPVPTTLRDPEDAFAPWPQRAEVEALNAQTVRYVLRRVMPLLTGWGLAF
- a CDS encoding acetoin utilization protein AcuB, with the protein product MLVRSRMTRDVITASPTMTVAEAIAITREHRIRHLPVVERDRLVGVASDRDLRLAIPAQGSMPDRERQALMESTRVADVMVREVITVAPDAPVEEAAALLAEHRIGCLPVLSDGRLVGILTETDVLRAFVELFRAQGPSSRIEVRMPDRPGELARVVRLIGVDFKINITGLVVPPLSEGEALAIIHLQTLDPRDVIEALEKLGYEVGWPSLG